From the genome of Tenrec ecaudatus isolate mTenEca1 chromosome 1, mTenEca1.hap1, whole genome shotgun sequence:
CAATGGAACATTTAAAATTTGTTGAATTGGCAAGTGTTTTGTTACACATCTCTTTACCACACTAGAACAAGGGAAATATAATAAACAGGACCAACCTTTCACTTTACTATGCTTTTGTTCCCCTGATGTTAACAAGTCCTGAGAGATTTGCCTAATGACGTGCTCTGTGCCTTGAGTTCCCCAGGCCATAAAACTAAACAACCAGCCAGTGCCCATTCACCTTCACGTTACCGTTTCAAGTTCATCTCCCTACAtgtgtctcttcccacagccaGCAGCATCAGGAAGTCCATGACCCGTTTTGTTTTCCTGCGAGTCCCGAGGAAGGAGCCTTCATCCTCATCACTCCCCACGCAGGGGAAGAGCAGTGGACCCCCCACTCCTCGGTCATGCTCCAGCAGAGACTCAGCAGAGGCCCGTGAGTGCATGATACACAGTGGAGTCGGACAGTAGTGTTTCTTCATTATTGGGAGAGCAGTTGGGATGGCCCGATGAGAGGTCTCAGATTTCCCTGGTTCAACTCACAGATCTGAGAAGTttctgttcttgttgttgttgttttgttttgtttttgtggagCTTCTAGAACTCTTGTTCAAAGTTCTGATGTTTTTTTTCTCCACTACTGGAGCTAGTACattaggagacatttccaccacagCAGAAAATAAGTCCCTTCCAATTGTCCTCTAAGTAATCTCGATTGCTCCTGACAATGGCAAGGACGATGATTTTTAATGATAAGAATGACGGCAGTGACCACGTCGCATCCATCTTTACTGAGGACTCCCTAGGTGCCAGGCTCTGAGGCAACTGTTCTGTGTAGCTTGTTTCATCTGCATAATCACTCTTAATATGTTGCTGCATGTATTATTCCTGTTCTTCAGATGAAGAAGAGCAACGTATTTATGTAACTTGTACCAGGTCAAGGGCTAGAGAGTGGACAAGTCTGTTTGGATTTGAACAGTGGCATTCTAGACACAGGGAATTTGACCAGGATTGTCCTCTGTCGACCTCATCTgccatttcttttcttgctttttcACTCCAGGCAGAAATTCCTGTTCActgtactccccccacccccacgtccCACGACCCTTTGAGTATTTTTGGTAGACTTCATCAGCATAGAAGAGTATATACTCCTTGCTGTATCACCGATAGGAACAATATCTAAGACCATGGTTCAGTGGTCACAGCGGAATAGGATGAAATCATTTTGGACAGATCTTTGTCTTGGTCCTAATCCTAGATTTTGCCACAGCTGCCTATATCCTCTTCTATTCTTGGAGCTTCGCCCTTTTCAATCTTGAAGCAAGAGAGACATACCACCAAAGTACCAAGTTCCATTTCTAGTCAAGAAACTGGCAACAGATAAATGACCTATCTTAGAagataggttcccaaatttacttgacttactgcccccttttcagaaaaacaaacaagcaacaacaacaacaaaaatcctcagGCCACTCatggcaattaaaaacatttgtgctatagctcaccatccagaataaagtataggtatctgctttttcaCCCCATGGTTTGTTCCAGGATCTCCTTTGTTTCCCAAAGTACGTTATTACCCACTTACGAAACTCTGCCTTAGATGAACATTTGATTAAGGATATTGAGTGTCAACTTAAAAGGTGAAATAGTTTAATACATGGGTGTTAGAGCTCAAGAATCTGATTTTTGAATACTGTCTGTACAACATTTATTATCTGTGTGACCTGAGAAAGTTCTTCAGACTTTTGACCCTTTGGGTTGTTAACTAAGTTGATCTTTAGTTGATACAGCTGCACTGAATAAGAACTAAACAGATAGTGGATACATAAAATATGATTCAATAAGTGATTGATGATGCATATAGTTAAGGCAAAAACATTTAATATATAGATTTAATAACTTGCATGATAATATCTAATAAAGAATGTAGAAAATGTAtgtattatattaaatataacaAAGCACATagaaaacttttattttatatattatataataatatgttaataaatataaaatatactaAATATGTGGTAACAAATATAATAACTAATATATTACATAAAATATAATGGTTTAGATAGTTTTAATATTGACAAGTGTAAGCTTTGTATCACTACACTAAAATCAGTGATTTGAAGGTTTGGTTTTCAAACGGATCATTTAATTTTTGTTCTTGTACAAGTAGATATTTGTAACTACTTGAGTACTGGAGGGGAATGACTGCTTCTCACTTATGAGGGACATGACCCTCCGGACTGATCATTTATatgtgatcattttattggggactttatGATAATCCATACACCCCAGACTGTTTATTGTGTCCATCATTAAGTAGGCAGCAGTAATTAAAGGCTGTATTAGATATTGCATAAAGTGCCCATTGGTTGACAGGACCAGAGAATAATCAGTATGGTTTCTACACACTGATGCTTTCTGGCCTGTGCTTTGGCCCTTTCCAGGGATGTCCCATAGGACTTGAGATGAGATAAAACAGTGCTTGTTTGTTTCTCTGCATTGGATTTTCTGCAGGACCTATTATTTTTCATGTACCTGgatctaaaatatttaattattaaaatatgtTGTTGAAATTTTGTAATTATGGAAAAACGAGGAGGTGAAGAGGCAGGTAGAATCTTGCTGTGTGGACTGAGACATATTTTAGAATAGTCATTCCATGCTATAGTAATCTTAGACAAGAGAAATTTGGACTTTTCTGCCATGGAATTAAGTAGAAGGTCACTAATCTTTTTGTAGGGGTCTATTTCACCAATaaacccaataaaataataatcacaTAATCAttcaaaataatcatgacatgatTTAAGTTCCAAACCTCCCATTGGTATCACACATGCACTAGAGATAAGAGTTACCCTCTCAATGTTCAGGTATAAAACACCAGCACAAAGAAGTAGAGACTGAATCACATTGGATGTAGTAAATGAAAGATGTGAAACGTAGGCCATTTTGGGGGCACTATTCCTTCACCAGGGCTGaatgaatatttttcttttcaaagcagTTTGGCCCCGATGAGCAAACACAGTCAAAACTTTAGATCCCTTTGTTTGAGACTCAGTGAGTTCATTTGTGAATTTATGAATGAACCACTGGTTTATAGGGAGATTTGGGGCATGAATATGAAGGATAATAAGGATTCCTATAAATATAAATGCATTGGAAAGAtaagatatttaaatattttctatacAGGATGAATATTTCATTTGGAGAGATCATGAGACAACTGTCACCAGAGGGAACTCAGGGATtccttttattgtattttttaaaagaacagaacgTAATTGATAGCCACTGATTTTCTACCGAGTCAAcaaatataagcaattgatgatgCAATTGAATACACCTTTTCTGTTACAACTCAATAAAGGTATTATTTAAGTATATATTTCACAGAAATGCTCCCTTGTGTGAATTGAAGAGAGGCATGGAGTTTATTTCTAAATACCTATCTAGTTAAACAAGACTTTAATTAGAGCTATGTACTTCACAGATAGACTTAAAACACAGTATTGTGGTAAATGGAAACATTTTTAGGGGCATATATCAAGGATGACACCATTTAGATACACTTCCATAAAACTGTCTAtgcttatatataaataaatactaCCATTTAGAAGCATTGGCAGATAACAATGGTTGTTCTTGGGGAGGTTATCAAGAAAAATCACATTAACTATAATATTTCAAATGTCTATAAAAtgctatatatatttaatattgaaagtattagcaATTGTATGCAACATTAATATAGTATTTAATAAGTGCTTGCTCATATTCTATGGAAATGTCTCTCAAAATGGACTGTGTGCTAGGCACAGCAAGAACCTCACATGTAGAAATTATTATGTGATTGCTTTTAGGCTGTGGCTAGGAtatcaatgcattttaaaataCCCACAGGTTATTTTCATTGTCATCAAGGCTAAAAAGCAATAGTccacacatttttaatgctttaTTTAATTTATTACAAAAATTCCATAAAGTAGATTTAATTTTTACAATAGTTTTAAAATGAGAGAAGTACTCatgtatttattatattattttgtaCAAAATGTAATACGTAATGCATAGTAGTATTGTGTATTACATAATGTACACATTATATTATTCTGTTCTTTCTGCTTTTGAAACTTTTGTCTCCAAATAAGTCATATTCTTATCTTCAATGAGAAATAAAGACCCCAATTACCTTTAAGAGGCTGAATTTAGGAGAATTAAAATGGTCTTAGAGGAATAATTGACTAGAAATATTGTTAATCAGTATAAGAAGGAGAAATTGCAGACCTAGTTTTGGGGTTTCCTATGGCCACAAATTCATTAATTGTAATAAGAGGATGGCCCGTAATGAGAAAACAATGCTTTGTaaatgtttaaaattaggaaTATCTTTAGGAACATCAATGAGCAAAGTAAATGTCCCTGAATTGTACACATGAAGAATGTACTGGAATCTGTTTCGCTACATATGTATTTACCACATaagtgaaagaaaagggaaaccaTTTAAGTACTTTTATTAGCTCACTAGAAAATGTtgacccaaaccaaactaaacaaCAAAAGAGTGGATAAAAATAATACTGCATGAAGTGAAAATTTGAATTCCAGTATATCTTAAAAGTGGTTGTTTAATTATTTACAGTTGCATTGTACAGTAATGTCACTTTCGGTGTAAGTATATGGTTTTACATATTTAACTAAAACATTTATCAAGATGTGAACCATAGCAAAGGCAAAGGTTGGGAGTTATATTTGAAAAGACATCCCACATATTTGAGTGGGCACTTGTTTCCATGAAGGAGGGATGCATGGTAAATGCatgatcaatgcccatggaagcagcaatcaagatacTAAAAGGCGTAAATCTGATGCAGTGGAGTATTGCAAATGGGAAAATCTGATGCAGAAGACCACGGTAGAGTATTGCAaagaagggtgttactttgaggactctagTTTGTTTGACCTAGTTTGCTTGACCTTTGAGGATTCTCGTTTGCTTGGGCCCTCGTGGTATTTTCTATTTACTCAtctacatgtgaaagttagacattgaagaagggagaccaaaggagaattgatgtatttgaattgtgatgctggaggagaatagtgaaagtaccctggactgctgaaagcaaaaactgatctgtcttggaaaaaataaggtcagagtgctcctgaaaggcaaagatggcaagacttctgtcttacatattttggagatgttgtctggagagactggagaaggacatcatgttgggtaacAAGAAgaggccgtgaaaaagaggaagactctcaagaagatggactgacacagtggctgcaacaatgagctcaagcataggaacaactgtgaggctgacacaggatgaggcagtgtttctctctgcTCTGCATTAAGTTGCTATTGTTCAGAACCaatttggtggcacctaacaacaataacaacagcagaaacATTATGTCAGGTATGTCAAGTTAAAAGGAAATTGCATTTTCATTTATCATGAAAAGAACACTTCAAGATATatattgaagtacaatactgtcaatgatagggaaatatccACATGACTACCAGTTAAtactactattattcaaatttgtgcactaaccaataatgccaaagatgaagaaattgcagATTTTAATAACTTCAGAAGTCTGAAATGtattaaacatgaaatcaagaagtattgataattactgatggtTGGAATACCAAAGCTGGAAACCacgaaggatcagtagttgaaacatATGACCTTGTTAATATAAATGATATCAGAGTTTGTAtattagaattttgcaagaccaatcacCTATCAttagaaatacattttttcaTCAATACAAATGGCGACATTACATGTGGACTTCATCAGGTGGAAAATATAGGAATCAAATTGTCTACATGTGTGGAAAGAATGACTCAATGAATGGAGATGCTTAATCTCATCTGTCAGAACTAGGCTAGGGGCAGGTTGTGAAACAGATTATCAATTGCAacctgaagaaaaaaacaagtccAGAAAGCCAAACTCGAATCTTTAGcatatcccacctaaatttagagaccatctcaaataGATCTGACATACTGAATGCTGATTACCTGATCAGATGGTTTGTGGGACGACATCAAGGAGGCCATTACATGAAGAAAGGATGTCTTAAGAGACtctaacttgctcttgaatgtagagtagtgaaaatgaatggaagaaatgatgaagtaaagtaactgaaaagatttcaaagggtggctCAAGTAGGTAAAGCAAACTGGTGCCATGCACAAAGACTTAGAATACATTCTGTATTTATCAAgctgaaaaaaaaccccaaacaatctgGAATTAATATatcaagcctcgagttgtaatactgaaggattctatgggaaaatattgaacggtGCAGgcaatatcaaaagaagatgaggaGACTGcatagtcattgtaccaaaaataattagtgGACTTCCAAACATTTCAAGTGGAAGTATATGACCAAGAAGTCGTGATATTGAAGGAAGGTGCACTGAGGgcattgttgaagacaaagtactAGCAATTGATGGGATACCACTTGAAATGTGTCAACAAAACAATATAACGTTGTAAGTGCTCACTCACTTAACTGTATctagaaaattggaagacagaaaGTTGGTCAAACAACTCTAAGCTcctattccaaaggaaggtgttcCAACAgtatgtagaaattattgaagaTAATTATTTTTCACATACAAGTACATTTTTGCTGGAGGTAATTCTAAAACGGTGGCAGTAGATTCACAGGGAAATGCTGGAAATTCAAGACAGATTCAAAATGAGGAATATCACTGCAGATGGtagagggatcttggctgaaagcagagaaaaccagaaagacatTTACCATGGTTTTATATTGACTATGCAAGGACATTCAACTCTGTGCCGCATAACATTCAGGATAATATTGTGAATAGGAATTCTAGAACTCCTAATTGTGtttatgtggaacctgtgcacAGACCAAAAGGCAGTCCTATGAATAGAACGAGGGAACATTGtttgattttaaatcaggaaatgtgtgatatgttattcaatctggatgctgagaaataatctgagaatctgGACTATAAGAATAAGAatttagcatcaggattggaggaagactactAAAACTCAGAAATATGCAGATTATATAATATTGCACTTGGCAAATGAAGAACACTTGGAGCATTTACTGAAGATGATAAAAAAACTACAGTCTTCATATGAATTATtccttgtgatagttacataatctgctgtcactttgagagttaagaattaaggggtggagtttagcctgacaACCAgatcacagcttaatgacctcatttggaggcactgaggagataaatagctcattggaggcaggacacatgctcactccctgccacaCATTACTGACCACCTGCCTGATAGAgcaacactgatgcagccagaacctggagctagaggagccatgtgaagatgcacgccaacgctgagatgcttctgccactggatccacaagacttcccgcccactgtcctgtgatcttcctgaatgtggcattattgcatgtgtttcatgagtctgaagaggaaattataggttGGCATCAGACACATggactaatatcgaacttatggacttgatacgcactaggctgggatgttttctcaatattcatgctcttgtatataaagctctttcttatacacataggagtgtctatgaatttgtttctcttacctagactaacacacatctcatcaaaaaggaaacaaaaatcctcataatttgaaaaaataaacaagattgTGATAAATAGAGTAAGTAATAagatgtcaaagatttcattttacttaggttcacattcaatgtccatggaagcagcaatacaAAATCAGATGATGCTCTCTATTGGGCAATTCTGCTGCCAATGTTCTCTTTGTCATGTTCAGAAGCAAATCTATCACTTTGAAGAATGAGATGTGCTGGAAACCAAAGTATATTCCACAATCTCTTATGCCTGTAAAAGTTGGACAGTAAATTAGATCGATCAAAGAAAAATTGAgtcctttgaattacagtgttggccaaaaatattgaatgtaccatgaattgccagaagaacaaatacatctgtcttggaaaaggcactcactcaccaccatccagtcaatgcttacTCATAGTGACTGCTTGTCGGTTTTTGAAactgtaattcttcacaggaattgaaagcccagtttttctcccgtggagccagtggtggtttgaactgctgaccaagtggatagcagcccaatgcttaaccatcgCCAGATTATGTCTTAGAagaaaagatggcaagactttgtctctagTATTTTGGACGTTTTATCATTAGGGACCAATGCCTGCAGGCCATCGggattattaaaataaaaggtCAGTGAAAAATCAGATCCTCAAGGAAGTACACAGACACCGAGAATGCAACAGTGGGCACAAACATAGCAATGACCGGGGAGATGGTTCCGGACCTGGAGTATTTCATTCCACTGTGCATagtgttgctttgagttggagctaACTCAATTTCACCTAAATATAACAGCAAAAACAAAGTTTCTGCCATTACTACAGGTGTTTTTCTAAAAGggtgttttttaattcatttgctTCATTTAGGATTACTTGGATCATAGATTTGTATTCTCTAaatgtgcttgttcttctgatATTTTTCAGCTCTGTGTACCTAATGTGGGTAATTCACAGACACCAAAGAGGACAGAGTTCTAAGGAGAACAGGTTTACAACGACTCAGAAACCTTGTTAAAGATATTGTGGTAGTGGTCCTCAAGTATGAACACATATGGATTTTTGAATTCCAAATGATGACACCGTGCATTGATTGTTTCCTTGTTTACTCTTTTCTAAAAGATGTTTCAGCCACATGGAACCACAGAACCTTACATATGTCTCAGAATTCGTCCTGCTGGGGCTCTCTGAGGATCCGGACCTCCAGCCGCTTCTCTTTGGGATGTTTCTGTTCGCATACCTGGTTACTGTGCTTGGAAACCTGATCATCATCCTGGCTGTCAGCTATGATGCCCAGctgcacacccccatgtacttctttctCTCCAACCTGTCTTTGACTGACATTGGTTTCACATCCACCACAGTCCCAAAGTTGATGGCAGACATCCAAACTCACAGCAGAGTCATTTCCTATGCAGGATGCCTGACCCAGATGTCGTTTTTCATGCTTTTGGGATGTTTGGACAGTCTGCTCCTGGCTGTGATGGCCTATGACCGATTTGTGGCCATCTGTCACCCATTGCACTACCGGATTATCATGAATCCCCGCCTATGTGGCTTACTGGTTTGGGTGTCCATTTTCATCAGCCTTTTGGTCTCCCAGTTGCACAATTCGGTAGTGTTGCAAGTTACTTATTTCAAGGAAGTGGAAATTGCTCATTTCTTCTGTGACCCATCTCAACTTCTCAATCTTGCCTGTTCTGACGCATTCACTGATAACATAGTGATGTATGTTGTCGGTGCCCTGTCTGGCTTTCTTCCAATTGCAGGGATTCTTTTCTCTTATTATAGAATAGTTTCCTCTATTCTGAGAGTCACGACCtcaagtgggaagtataaagccttttccacctgtggCTCTCACCTGTCAGTTGTTTGCTTATTCTATGGAACAGGTCTTGGAGTGTACCTTAGTTCAGCTGTCTCATCTTCCCCCAGGAAAGGTGCCATGGCCTCAGTGATGTACACGGTGGTCACCCCTATGCTAAATCCCTTCATCTACAGCCTGAGGAACAGGGACATCAAGAGAGCCCTGTGGAGTCTTTTCAGTAGAGCGAGGTAATCCCTTtgccttccttttttatttttgttcaagTTGAAAAAAACATCAAAACCAAACATTGAGaagtataaattatatatatcatGCTACATAATTGTTGTAGTTTTCATTCTCTATGCTTCTTATCACAATGTTACTTCTCTTCTTATGTCTTGAATGGACTTTGGGGAGTATTCTGAGACACTTCATATGACTGTCACAACTACTCTATGACTGAATTCTGTTATGTTTACCTATGAAATCTTCTTTGGTTTCTCATCAATTACTTAAAACACTTGGAGAAATACACAACTCTCTTTCTTATATGTTTAAAATATGTATCCATTCTAGGGTTCAGGTATGTTTTCCATAGAACTTTTCTATCTACTGAATTGAGTTTCGCGGGTTATACGTGGGAATGTATGTCATTGTTCTTCATCTTAGCTCTATTGTCATCATCTTTCAAGCTTTAAGCATAATGATAAATCTCAATCAGAGATCTGATAACTGGATTGGGGTGGCTTGAGCGTGcacattttacttttatttatttattaatcattttattggggctcttactgctcttacaacaatttatacatcaattgcatcaataatatttgtgcatatgttgccatcatcattttgaaaccattttcgttctacttgagcctgtAGTATCAGCTCATCCTCCACCCCTTTTGTACCCTCCCAACTAttgtgaaaccttgataaattagtattttcatatcttaaaccatccaTTGTCTTCCTAActcctgtttctgttgttcatccctctggtgtggtgggttattagttaatcattatgatcagttccccctttctcccttttataccccacccctccagccacacacatcttccccctaccctcatagtattACTGCTCCCATcaatgtttctgaagggttaaatgtcctggattccatatcttgagagcttctgtctgtaccaatgtacagctcctctctagccgggtttgtaaggtatagctggggtcatgatcatgtaggggaggaagcattaaagaactagaggaatgcgtgtgttttgtaggtgctatactgcacactggctgacttgtccctttcttgtgactcttctgtaagaggttatccaattgtctacagatggactttgggtctccatttcgaccctcctcatttgcatcaatatgattgtttgttttggatcttctgatgcttgatacctgatcccgtggacatcttgtgatcacatagcctggtgtatttcttccctgtgagaaggactattttaaagaaatattccAGTAAGCTGTAAAGTGCAGTCACGGTAAAGCGCTTCATTGTTAAGCCAGATCTTGTCTTGAGTCCTATATTGAGCAGAAAATGAAGAATGTCGAGTTTAGAGCTCAAATAGGGAAGAGAAAAGAGATCCCCTCTGGTATCAGGCAATGTGATTCTCTTGCACATTCTTCATAAGACCTTTTCACATATAGTCTCATGTcatcttgttgttgctgttggctgTTGTTTTCCTGCAACTCTTGGCAACCTTATTGCATTAAAGAATGAACCATCATCTTGCCCGGCATCATCTTCATGGTGGGTGGTGTATATGAGCCCATTGCTAATGGGTCAGTTCATCTTGAAGGCTTCTCTTGCTTTTGGTGGTCCTCTACAGAACCAAAGATGGTCTCCTTTCTCTAATAATTGACCttttctgatgacatgtccaaagtaagcaagtcTCAGCCTTGCCATATTTGCTTCCATGAGAGATGCTCATTGTATTTCTTCTAATA
Proteins encoded in this window:
- the LOC142441501 gene encoding olfactory receptor 7E178-like; its protein translation is MEPQNLTYVSEFVLLGLSEDPDLQPLLFGMFLFAYLVTVLGNLIIILAVSYDAQLHTPMYFFLSNLSLTDIGFTSTTVPKLMADIQTHSRVISYAGCLTQMSFFMLLGCLDSLLLAVMAYDRFVAICHPLHYRIIMNPRLCGLLVWVSIFISLLVSQLHNSVVLQVTYFKEVEIAHFFCDPSQLLNLACSDAFTDNIVMYVVGALSGFLPIAGILFSYYRIVSSILRVTTSSGKYKAFSTCGSHLSVVCLFYGTGLGVYLSSAVSSSPRKGAMASVMYTVVTPMLNPFIYSLRNRDIKRALWSLFSRAR